Below is a window of Bordetella genomosp. 9 DNA.
CCCGCCGTCCGCGTGGACATCGGACCGGCGCCCTCGGCCATCGCCAACACCATCATCCAGACGCTGGGCCTGAATACGACAACAGAAAAAAAGGAAAACCCATGAGCCCGTCCACCGTGTTGACGTCCCACGACACCCAGGTCCTGATCGTTGCCGCGATCGGCATCGTGCTGCTGGTCGTGTTGATCGTCTGGCTGAAGCTGCATGCCTTCATCGCGCTCACCATAGGCGCGCTGTTCGTGGGCGTCGGTTCGGGCATCCCGCTGGAAAAGGTCACGGCATCGTACGAAGCGGGCGTAGGCGGCGTGCTGGGCTACGTCGGCGTATTGATCGCGCTGGGCGCCATGCTGGGCAAGCTGCTGGCCGATTCCGGCGGCGCCGACCAGGTCGTGGAGCGCATCCTGCGTGGCCGCCCCGCCGCCTTGCCATGGAAAATGGCGCTGGTCGCCAGCATCATCGGCATACCCATGTTTTTCGAGATCGGGCTGGTGCTGCTGATTCCGGTCGTCATGCTGGCCGTCCATAAATCGAAAGGGCCCGCCATGCGGCTGGGCATCCCCGCGCTGGCCGGCCTGTCGGTGCTGCACGGGTTCATTCCGCCGCATCCCGGCCCGCTGGCCGCCATCGCGATCCTGCACGCGGACGTCGGCGTGACCCTGGCGCTGGGCCTGCTGATCGCCATCCCCACGGTCGCCGTCGGCGGCCCGCTGTTCGGCATGCTGGCCGCGCGCATGGTCCCCATCGGCGCCGCCGGCGCGGGCCTGGCCGTGACCGGCTCCGACCGCGACACCGCGGCGTCGGCCGACGATCGCGCCGGTGCGGATGACGCCGATGTCAAAGCCGCCCGCGCGCCCTCCTTCGCCGTCACGCTGATCACCCTGCTTTCGCCCATCGTGCTGATGCTGGTCAAGGCCGGCGCGGACATCTGGATGGACAAGAACGCGCCGGCACGCCATGTCCTGGACTTCATCGGCGACCCGGTATTCGCCCTGCTGGTCGCGGTCCTGCTGGCGATGGTGACCTTCGGCACATCGGTCGGCTTCAACATTTCGGTGCTCGGCAAGAAGATCGCCGCGAGCCTGCTCCCGGTGGTGGGCGTCATGCTCATCGTCGGCGCCGGCGGCGGTTTCAAGCAGGCCCTGGTGGACGGCGGCACTGGCGCGGCCATCGCCAAGATCGCCCTGGCCACGGGACTGTCGACATTGGTGCTGGGCTGGATCGTCGCGGTGTTCATCCGCCTGGCCACGGGTTCGGCCACCGTCGCCACCGTAACCGCCGCCGGCATCGTCGCGCCGCTGGCCGGCAACCTGCCGCCCAATCATCTGTCCCTGGTCGTATTGGCGATCGGCGCCGGTTCGCTGTTCTTCTCGCACGTCAACGACGCCGGGTTCTGGCTGGTCAAGGAGTATTTCGGCCTGACCGTGGGCCAGACCATCAAGACCTGGTCCGTCATGGAAACCATCCTGGCGGTCATGGGCCTGATCCTGACATATGGCCTTTCGCTGGTGATGTAGACTTCGAAAGGCCGCGGGCTGCACCGACATAGTGCAGCCCGCGCCGGCCACTGTCTGAATCGCACGACAGGGCCTACGCGCGGCTATCCCCCTTTGCCGCACTGCGTTATAACTAGCCTCATAAGATTTCAAAACGTACAAACCCTTGCCCCGCGGGGCGAGCGGCGGCGCGACACCGCGCCCAACATGGGGAACGCGGCCCGGCGCCGCGCTTTTGGCCAAGGATGAAGCGTCATATCTTTTTTCGCCTGCTGGCGCGGCTCAAGGTCGGCCGCAAGCTGTTGCTGATCTATCTGCTCGATCTGAGCGCCGTCGTCTTTATCAGCGGCATCCTGATACACGAGAAGTACCTGTCCATCGATTTCTCCAACAAGGAGATCCTGGGCAGCGCCTATGTGGCGACGGTGCGCGATGCATTGATCGACGTCTCGCTGACGAGCACGGGACACGGCGTCCCGATGGAAAACCTGACGCGGACCGCCGACGCACTGGCCGACGCGCAGGACCGCTACGGCGCGCGCATGGAAAGCGCCCGCCTCAACGAAAATTTGCGCCTGGCGCTCATCGGCCTGAACCCCGCTCCGCAGCCCGGCCAGCCGGCCATCGACCGCGCGGTGGATGCCAGCCGCGCCCTGATCACGCGGATCGGCAACCAGTCCAACCTGATCCTGGACCCGGATCTGGACAGCTATTACGCGATGTCGCTGTCCATCCTGCGCTATCCCGCGCTGCTGGATGCGCTGCATGGCATAGGCAAGCTGCTGGCCGGCGGCGACCCGACGATCCGTTCGCGCGACGACGCGCGCGCCCGCTACCTGCTGTTGGAAGGCCAATTGGACGCGGTGCTGCAAGGCCTGCGTTCCGACTTCTCCGAAGGCCGGGCGGCCAATCGCGACCTTGGACGCGAGATCGGCGCCGGCATGGACAACCTGCTGGAGTCGATCGACGCCTACCGGCTGGCCGCGCGCGCCGCGCTGGACGGCGGCGACGTCGCCCTGGCCCGCAATTCGCAGCGCGATGTCGTCACCGCCGTGCGGGACGTGTGGCTCACCACGGGCGTCTACCTGGATGCCCTGCTGCATGCGCGCGTGCGCGCCTTGTACTCGCGCATGTGGCTGCACCTGGGTACGGCGCTGTTCCTGTTGTTCTGCATCCTGGGCATGGTGTATTTCGTGGCCCAGCAGATCTCCCGCCCGCTACGCCATCTGGCGCGGGTGATGGACCGCGTCAGGCGCACCGGCGACCACACGCAGCGCGCGTCGTGGGACAGCCAGGACGAGATCGGCCAGCTGGTGCGTGGCTTCAACGAAATGCTGGGCCAGTTGGACCGCGAGCGCGACGTCCAGAAAGAGCTGGCCGCCACCGCCCGCGCCGCCGCCGCCCAGCAATCGCTGGTGGAAGCGACGCCGGTCCCGATGATGGTCACGGCGGTGCCGGGACACGAAGTGCTGCATGCCAATCAGCCCGCGCTGGCCTGGCTGGGCGGACGCACGGTGGACCCGTGGATGCACGGCATGGAATCGGCCGTGCGCGCCCGCTTTTTCCAGCAGTTGTCCGACCATGATGCCGTCGATGAATTCGAGGTCCTGTGGAAGGCCGGCGCCGAACCCACCTGGGCCATGCTGTCGGCGCGGCGGTTGCAATTCCAGGGCCGCGATGCCGTCCTGACGGCGTTCACGCCGATCAACCAGATCAAGCTGATGGAGCAGCGCCTGGAGCTCTGGGCCAAGGTCTTCGAGGCGTCGTCCGAAGCCATCCTGATCCTGGACGCCAACCGCACCCTGCTCAGCGCCAACGCGTCCTTCTACCGATCGACCGGCTTTTCCACCCCCGACGTGGTCGGCAAGACGCCGGACTTCATCGTCGCCGACAATGCCAGCGAGCCTCTGTTGAAGGACCTGGCGGCCAACCTGGAGCGCGCCAGCACCTGGAGCGGCGAAGCACAGGTGCGGCGCCGCCAGGGCGGCGACTTTCCCGCCTGGCTGATGGTGAACGCCGTGCGCGACAAGGGCGCCGTCGTATCGCACTACATCTGCACCGTCATCGACATCACCGACCGCAAGAAAAGCGAGGCGCGCATCCGCTTCCTGGCGGAGCATGACGTGCTGACGCAACTGCCCAATCGCGCCCTCTTCACCAAGGAACTCGGGCGCGCGCTGGACGATGGCCCGCGCACCGAGCGGCGTTGCGCGGTGCTGTTCATCGACCTGGACCGGTTCAAGGACATCAACGATTCGCTGGGCCACCACATCGGCGACGGCCTGCTGAAATCCGTATCGCGCCGCCTGCTGCAGGCCGTGCGCGGGCGCGATACCGTGAGCCGCCTGGGCGGCGACGAATTCACCATCATATTGGCCGACGTCGGCACGCGCGCCGACGTCGAACAGCTGATTTCCGATCGCCTGATCCCGCTGGTGCGCGAGCCGCACGAGATCGGCGGCGTGACCTTGCAGGTCTCCTGCAGCGTGGGCGTGGCGATGTACCCGGACGACGGCACCGACATCGACACCCTGATGCAGAACGCCGACGCCGCCATGTACCAGGCCAAGGCAGGCGGCCGCAACCAGTTCAAGTTTTTCACGCCCGACATGGCCGAACGCGCGCGCATGCGGCTGGCGATCGAGGCCGGCCTGCGCACGGCGGTCGAGCATCGCGAGCTTTCGCTGGTGTTCCAGCCCTGCATCGACGCCACGACCGGCGCCACCGTGGGCGCGGAAGCGCTGCTGCGCTGGACCAATCCGCAACTGGGCAGCGTGCCGCCCGCGCGCTTCATTCCCATCGCCGAGGAAACCCGCCTGATCGTTCCCATCGGGACCTGGGTCATCCAGGAAACCTGCCGGCATCTGGCGGCCTGGCGCGACCAGGGCATGGGCAACCTGCGCATTTCCATCAATCTGTCCGCGATCCAGTTGCGCGAACCGGAATTGCTGGAGACCTTGCGCGCCAGCCTGGCCGAACACGAGATCTCCGGCGAATGGCTGGAACTGGAGATCACCGAAACCGTGCTGATGGGCCAGGCCGAAAGCTACCTGGACGCCATCCATGCCCTGCGTGCCCTGGGCGTGCGCCTGTCGCTGGACGATTTCGGCACCGGCTATTCCAGCCTGAGCTATCTGAACCGCTTCCCGCTGGACCGCCTGAAGATCGACAAGACGTTCGTGCGCGACATGATCGATGCGCCGGCGGACATCGCCGTGGTCAAGGCCATCATCGAGCTGGGCCACGAACTGGGCTTGCGCGTGGTCGCCGAAGGCGTGGAAAGCGAACAGGAAGCGACGACGCTGCGCCGCATCGGCTGCGACCAGTTGCAAGGCTATCTGTACGGACGCCCGATGCCCGCCGCGCAGCTGCCCGTCTGGATCGCGGCGCGCGAACGCGAGCCGGCGTGGGCCGCGGCGTAGGACTCAGATTCCGCGCACGAAGGCCGCCAGCTCCAGGTTGAACCGTTCCGGGAACTCCTGGAATGGCGAATGCCCGCAGTCCTCGTACCAGGATATGCGCGCGTGCGGAATGGCCTCGGCGATCATGCGGGCGGCCTCGGGCAGCACCACGGCGTCCCGCGTTCCCTGCGTGACCAGGACGGGCACGCGCACCTGGCGCAGCGCCTGGATGGTTTCGTCCGGATCGGTGTGCCAGGCGGCCGCCGCGCGCCGTACCGGCACCGGCACGATGGCGTTGTAGCAAAGGGCCCGCTCGTACAAGGCAAGGGCCGGCCGGCGGTAGTAGCACGCGTCCAGGAAGGCGATCGTGTGCTCGACCTCCTGCGACACCGTCGACGCCGCCACGCGCTGCGCCGTGGGCGTGGCCGGGCCCACGGCACGCGCGTCTTCGATCACGCGCGAGCCGACGAAGTTGACGCCGCCCAGCGCGCGGTCGCCATGGCGCATCAGGTATTGCCGCAGCACCCGGCCGCCCATGGACCAGCCGACGGCCACGGGCCGCCGCAAGCGCTTGGCTTCCAGGACCGCGGCGATGTCGTCCGCCCAGTGGCTGTGATGCTGGTAGGCCGCCGCATCCAGGGGCTTGTCGGCGGCGCCATGGCCGCGCAGATCGACGGCCACGATGCGGAACTCGGTGGCGAGTTCGCTGGCGATCTGCGGCGCGAAGCACAGGTGGCACTGGGCCACGCCGTGTATCAGCAGGATCTCCTTGCCGTCGGGATTGCCCCACTCGTAGGCCGCCAGCCGCACGCCGCCGGCCCCCGTCACCATCAGCGGCGCGACGTCCGGCACCATCCAGCGTCGATCTTCGTCTTGCGTATCCATCAGCTCGATATCTCCTCCAGCGGGCGGCGCAAGGTGCGCGGGCCGAACAGGGCGATGACCAGGATCATCAGCACCATGGCGATGCCCATGAAAGCCGCCACGCCGGGCGTACCGCCGACGCCCAGGAAAAAGCCGATCAGCAGTCCCACGATGGCGGCGCTGGCGCGCCCCCAGCCGTACACGAAACCCACGGCGCGGCCGCGCAGGCGCGTCGGGAACTGCTCCGCCTGGTAACTGTGGAAGATAAACGAGAGCCAGTTGTTCGACAAGGTGACCAGCACGCCGAACACGATCACCGCGGCCGGACTGACCTGCATGGCGAACAGCACCATGAACACGCCTATGCCCACGCCGGCGCACACGATCTGCCACTTGGGCTCCATGCGGTCGGCGACCAGCAGGCCCAGCAGCGGACCGAAGGGGTTGGCGATCGCGATGATGAAGGCATACTGCAGGCTCTTCGTAATCTCCACGCCCTTGGCGATCAACAGCGTGGGCACCCAGGCGCTGAATCCGTAGAAGCCGATCACCGCCAGCAGATTGAACACCGACATGACGATCAGCCGCTTGCGATGCGGCGGCCGCAGCAATTCGGAGAAATGTCCCTTCGATTCGATGCGCACCGATGCCGGCACTTGGGCAGGCGGCAAGGGATGCCCCAGCTCGCGTTCGGCGCTGGCCTCGATCTGCCGCATGATGCGCTCGGCGCGGTCACGTTGGCCGTGCATCGCCAGCCAGCGCGGGCTTTCCGGCAGTGCGCGGCGCAGCCACCATGCGGCCAGGGCGCCCACCGACGCGATGATGGCGACCCAGCGCCAGCCATCCAGGCCGAAGATTCGCAGCGGCACCAGCAGCCACCCCAGCAAGGCGACCACGGGCACGATCAGGAACTCGATGAACTGGTAAAGGGCGAATGCCCGTCCACGCGCATTCGGCGGCACCAGCTCGGGGATGAAGGTGTCGATGGTCACCTGCTCCAGGCCCAGGCCGATGGAAGCGATGAAACGGAACAGGTCGACACCGCCAGCCGTATGCTGGAACGCCATCAGCAAGGTGGCCAGGGAATACCACACCAGCGACACGGTGAAGATCGCCCGCCGCCCCGCGCGGTCCGCGATGAAGCCGAAGAAGATGGTGCCGACGAACATGCCGGCGAAGGTGCAGAACACGAAAAAGCCGACTCCGCTCAGGCCGAAGAAGTGCAGCGAACTGGTGGCGAACAGCCCGCTCTTGACCAGGCCCGGCGCGATGTAGGCTGTCATGAACAGGTCGTACAGCTCGAATATCGCGCCGATCGAAATCAGGAAAACAAAGTGCCTGGCGGTCTTCGAATACGGCAGGCGATCCAGGCGTGCCGCGACCTGCAGCGCGTATTCATCGTTGGATTGGCGGTTGGGCGGGGCGGCCGGCATGGCGGCGGAAGACGGGGTTGTCGCGGCTCCGGCGTCGGGCGGGCGCGCGGCACCCCGCGCCGCGCCATCGGGGGCGTGAGTGTCCATATGCTCTGTCTCCAAGATCGTTATTGTTGTGATGCGTGGCGAATATTCCGGCTACATCGCAAGG
It encodes the following:
- a CDS encoding GntT/GntP/DsdX family permease, whose product is MSPSTVLTSHDTQVLIVAAIGIVLLVVLIVWLKLHAFIALTIGALFVGVGSGIPLEKVTASYEAGVGGVLGYVGVLIALGAMLGKLLADSGGADQVVERILRGRPAALPWKMALVASIIGIPMFFEIGLVLLIPVVMLAVHKSKGPAMRLGIPALAGLSVLHGFIPPHPGPLAAIAILHADVGVTLALGLLIAIPTVAVGGPLFGMLAARMVPIGAAGAGLAVTGSDRDTAASADDRAGADDADVKAARAPSFAVTLITLLSPIVLMLVKAGADIWMDKNAPARHVLDFIGDPVFALLVAVLLAMVTFGTSVGFNISVLGKKIAASLLPVVGVMLIVGAGGGFKQALVDGGTGAAIAKIALATGLSTLVLGWIVAVFIRLATGSATVATVTAAGIVAPLAGNLPPNHLSLVVLAIGAGSLFFSHVNDAGFWLVKEYFGLTVGQTIKTWSVMETILAVMGLILTYGLSLVM
- a CDS encoding EAL domain-containing protein produces the protein MKRHIFFRLLARLKVGRKLLLIYLLDLSAVVFISGILIHEKYLSIDFSNKEILGSAYVATVRDALIDVSLTSTGHGVPMENLTRTADALADAQDRYGARMESARLNENLRLALIGLNPAPQPGQPAIDRAVDASRALITRIGNQSNLILDPDLDSYYAMSLSILRYPALLDALHGIGKLLAGGDPTIRSRDDARARYLLLEGQLDAVLQGLRSDFSEGRAANRDLGREIGAGMDNLLESIDAYRLAARAALDGGDVALARNSQRDVVTAVRDVWLTTGVYLDALLHARVRALYSRMWLHLGTALFLLFCILGMVYFVAQQISRPLRHLARVMDRVRRTGDHTQRASWDSQDEIGQLVRGFNEMLGQLDRERDVQKELAATARAAAAQQSLVEATPVPMMVTAVPGHEVLHANQPALAWLGGRTVDPWMHGMESAVRARFFQQLSDHDAVDEFEVLWKAGAEPTWAMLSARRLQFQGRDAVLTAFTPINQIKLMEQRLELWAKVFEASSEAILILDANRTLLSANASFYRSTGFSTPDVVGKTPDFIVADNASEPLLKDLAANLERASTWSGEAQVRRRQGGDFPAWLMVNAVRDKGAVVSHYICTVIDITDRKKSEARIRFLAEHDVLTQLPNRALFTKELGRALDDGPRTERRCAVLFIDLDRFKDINDSLGHHIGDGLLKSVSRRLLQAVRGRDTVSRLGGDEFTIILADVGTRADVEQLISDRLIPLVREPHEIGGVTLQVSCSVGVAMYPDDGTDIDTLMQNADAAMYQAKAGGRNQFKFFTPDMAERARMRLAIEAGLRTAVEHRELSLVFQPCIDATTGATVGAEALLRWTNPQLGSVPPARFIPIAEETRLIVPIGTWVIQETCRHLAAWRDQGMGNLRISINLSAIQLREPELLETLRASLAEHEISGEWLELEITETVLMGQAESYLDAIHALRALGVRLSLDDFGTGYSSLSYLNRFPLDRLKIDKTFVRDMIDAPADIAVVKAIIELGHELGLRVVAEGVESEQEATTLRRIGCDQLQGYLYGRPMPAAQLPVWIAAREREPAWAAA
- a CDS encoding alpha/beta fold hydrolase, with the translated sequence MDTQDEDRRWMVPDVAPLMVTGAGGVRLAAYEWGNPDGKEILLIHGVAQCHLCFAPQIASELATEFRIVAVDLRGHGAADKPLDAAAYQHHSHWADDIAAVLEAKRLRRPVAVGWSMGGRVLRQYLMRHGDRALGGVNFVGSRVIEDARAVGPATPTAQRVAASTVSQEVEHTIAFLDACYYRRPALALYERALCYNAIVPVPVRRAAAAWHTDPDETIQALRQVRVPVLVTQGTRDAVVLPEAARMIAEAIPHARISWYEDCGHSPFQEFPERFNLELAAFVRGI
- a CDS encoding MFS transporter; translation: MDTHAPDGAARGAARPPDAGAATTPSSAAMPAAPPNRQSNDEYALQVAARLDRLPYSKTARHFVFLISIGAIFELYDLFMTAYIAPGLVKSGLFATSSLHFFGLSGVGFFVFCTFAGMFVGTIFFGFIADRAGRRAIFTVSLVWYSLATLLMAFQHTAGGVDLFRFIASIGLGLEQVTIDTFIPELVPPNARGRAFALYQFIEFLIVPVVALLGWLLVPLRIFGLDGWRWVAIIASVGALAAWWLRRALPESPRWLAMHGQRDRAERIMRQIEASAERELGHPLPPAQVPASVRIESKGHFSELLRPPHRKRLIVMSVFNLLAVIGFYGFSAWVPTLLIAKGVEITKSLQYAFIIAIANPFGPLLGLLVADRMEPKWQIVCAGVGIGVFMVLFAMQVSPAAVIVFGVLVTLSNNWLSFIFHSYQAEQFPTRLRGRAVGFVYGWGRASAAIVGLLIGFFLGVGGTPGVAAFMGIAMVLMILVIALFGPRTLRRPLEEISS